The window CACGTACGTATGCGCCATCTTTAGATTTGAATGTTTGGTAGTCACCATCGATAGTTTCGTTCATTAGTTGAAGAAGCTTACCAGTCGTGTCTTTAGCCAGTAGAGAATCCCAGTTGCTACCCCAGATAACTTTAACAACGTTCCAACCTGCGCCTTTGAATAGGCCTTCAAGTTCTTGAATGATGCTGCCGTTACCCATTACAGGGCCATCTAGACGCTGTAGGTTACAGTTGATTAGGAAACATAGGTTGTCTAGCTTCTCACGCGCAGCGAAAGAGATAGCACCACGTGATTCTGGCTCATCCATCTCACCGTCACCTAGGAACGCGTATACGCGTTGCGCTGAAGTTTCTTTCAGGCCACGGCCGTCAAGGTACTTAAGGAAGCGCGCTTGGTAGATCGCAGAGATTGGACCAAGACCCATAGATACAGTAGGGAACTGCCAGAACTCAGGCATCAGTTTCGGGTGCGGGTAAGAAGGGATACCTTTACCATCAACTTCTTGACGGAAGTTATCTAGCTGTTCTTCAGTTAGACGACCTTCAACGAATGCACGAGAGTAGATACCTGGAGAGATGTGACCTTGGTAATAAACTAGATCGCCACCGTCCGTCTCATTTGGAGCACGGAAGAAGTGGTTGAAACATACTTCGTAGAACGCTGCAGCTGACTGGTAAGAAGCCATGTGACCACCAAGGTCTAGGTCTTTCTTAGAAGCACGCAATACGATCATGATTGCGTTCCAGCGAATAATCGAACGAATACGACGCTCAAGAGTTACGTCACCAGGGTAAGCTGGCTCTTGTGCTGCTGGAATTGTGTTGATGTAGTTTGTGTTGATGCCTGTAGCCATATCAACACCATCTAAACGCGCTTTATCTAGAACTTGTTCTAGTAAAAACTGTGCACGTTCTACACCTTCTTCACGTACTACTGACTCAAGAGCTTCTAACCAATCTTGAGTTTCCAGAGCATCAACGTCATGCTTCATGTCAGACATGGCGATCTATCCTTTTTGTTAGTTGGATTCTACTAAACACGTAAAAAGCCGAAGTATTACGGCTATTTACCCTGTTGGATTCGACGTAAAGAACGTTCGCGGCGCGATTCTTCTTTGGTCAAATCCATCAATGTTTCTTCGATGTAAGCTAAATGAGAGTGTGACATTTCACGAGCCTGTTCTGGCTGTCCTGAAACGATCGCATCCACAATGTTAGCTCGATGTATACTCACTTTCTCCACAACGTCTTTACGACGATGCAACAGCTTTAAATTTTCTAAGACGTTTTGTTCGAGTAACGGAGCCAAGCTACGAACAATGTGCAATAACACCACATTGTGTGCTGCCTCTGTTAAAGCAATAAGAAAAGCCATCACCGCTGCAGATTCGGCTTCAATATCACCTTTATCCTGCGCACCGCGAATTTTTTCTTGGCATGCTTGAATTCGAGCAAAGTCTTCATCAGTGCCACGCAATGCCGCGAAGTAAGCCGAAATCCCTTCCATCGCATGACGCGATTCCAACAAGTCTAGTTGGGTTTCAGAATGGGAGGACAACAAATTAAGCAAAGGATCTGAAAAGCTTTTCCAGATATTTTCACTAACAAACGTACCTCCACCTTGACGGCGAGTAAGCAAGCGTTTTGCTTCTAAACGTTGTATCGCTTCTCGGATTGAAGGACGAGACACATCGAACTGTTTCGCCAGTTCGCGCTCAGGCGGCAGCTGCTGCCCTGGAGCCAGTGTTCCTTCCACTATCAACCTTTCTAACTCTTGTTCGATAACGTCCGAGAGTTTTGGCTGACGAATCCTTTGATAAGCCATAGTTTGTTGTTCTTCTTTTTCTTCGCTGACAATTGGTAATACCAATTTTAAGTTGGGCAGAAATTAACATAATTAAAACGCCACTGTCCAGTCTAAAGTTGACCTGCATCATAGAACGCAGTGTGAATTAACCACGATTTAACAAATGAGATTTAAAACAGCAACCAAATTGGTCTTACCATTTACAGGGGTAATACTTTTGGGGAGTATTCGTGCTAGAAAGTTTCAGGATAAAAATGAATTGTTTCAGAAAGATTAGCGCCACTTGATTAAAAATCGAACCAAGTGCACATTAGAGGCAGAAATTCTGTTCATAAGTCTTAACATTAGAGCGTTTGATAAGCTCGTCACACTCTCGATTTATTGATGCTCACCGCCCGACCACTTCCTTTACAAAAGCACAACAAAAATTCACAAACAATTATGCTCATCATTGATTATCTAGAGCCCTTCAATGAGCAAAGCCTTATTGTGAATTCGAATTTAGAAGCTCAGTTGACCTTGATATTTCTTCCAATCAAACACCAAACCGGGGTCAGTTTTCCGTAGCGGGGCTATGTATTGATGGCCAGTGATACGCTGACGCGTAATCTGCGGGAACGTCGACATCAATGTATTCGTCAATTGAGTCAAAGATTGATATTGCTGCTCGGTATAAGCAACAAAGTCACTGCCTTCCAATTCAATGCCAATCGAGTAGTCATTACACCTTTCACG of the Vibrio lentus genome contains:
- the pdhR gene encoding pyruvate dehydrogenase complex transcriptional repressor PdhR, with the protein product MAYQRIRQPKLSDVIEQELERLIVEGTLAPGQQLPPERELAKQFDVSRPSIREAIQRLEAKRLLTRRQGGGTFVSENIWKSFSDPLLNLLSSHSETQLDLLESRHAMEGISAYFAALRGTDEDFARIQACQEKIRGAQDKGDIEAESAAVMAFLIALTEAAHNVVLLHIVRSLAPLLEQNVLENLKLLHRRKDVVEKVSIHRANIVDAIVSGQPEQAREMSHSHLAYIEETLMDLTKEESRRERSLRRIQQGK